Proteins encoded in a region of the Planococcus citri chromosome 1, ihPlaCitr1.1, whole genome shotgun sequence genome:
- the LOC135842603 gene encoding uncharacterized protein LOC135842603: MNFFLPHICIFVILFKSVSVDGQNQFHPFLLYFFYDAPLFRFPLDKIPSTSDANIITLCPPETEEDKRNFYTISKTFLQAKYCLFRKDFFPIDEPKFCREQPKPWLELELLNNIDEQLCGTSPKHKQFRIGFYFCGPSELLIDFRKKPDEPSLVAKFRSILEYLALGRRVLPQFHKIYNLCIDTTNGKTFWTKHNIMTPAMFTDNEEKLQQESGGDTEISTDPIRFEANTFINLKQKFLSQNEESFKMTENFMVPREHVALRVWRNAVNHFINVAPLWDKLEKLMISVNQAIKKIALQLTKNKQKLTVYTRAIDSNDGDETTSQVNGQFSNSMWYKLLREDISETATLIVLHNTPNSPPEEKKCETKMACDFKNWYKKNADDGDEGIPDEVFEYVYCCNPTPPEILKLFGLDLTITGPLNLDSVF, from the exons atgaacttttttcttccaCACATctgcatttttgtaattttattcaaaagtgtATCCGTAG ATGGTCAAAACCAGTTCCACCCGTTTCTATTATACTTCTTTTATGATGCCCCGCTATTTCGTTTTCCACTGGATAAGATTCCATCAACAAGTGATGCAAATATCATAACATTATGCCCTCCTGAAACGGAAGAAGATAAAAGAAATTTCTATACAATTTCTAAAACTTTCCTACAAGCTAAGTATTGCCTATTTCGGAAGGACTTCTTCCCAATAGATGAGCCCAAATTTTGCAGAGAGCAACCAAAACCGTGGCTTGAACTGGAGCTTCTGAATAATATTGATGAACAACTATGTGGAACGTCGCCAAAGCACAAACAATTCAgaataggattttac TTTTGCGGGCCTTCGGAGCTGTTGATAGATTTTCGGAAAAAACCAGATGAACCAAGTTTGGTTGCAAAATTTCGAAGCATTTTGGAGTATCTTGCATTAGGACGCAGAGTATTACCTCAATTCCATAAAATTTATAATCTTTGCATCGACACAACAAATGGAAAAACCTTTTGGACAAAGCACAATATTATGACCCCTGCGATGTTTACcgataatgaagaaaaattacaacaagAATCAGGAGGAGATACAGAAATCAGTACCGATCCGATACGTTTTGAAGCCAAtactttcatcaatttgaagcaGAAATTCCTCTCACAAAATGAG GAATCatttaaaatgactgaaaactTCATGGTACCGAGAGAACACGTGGCACTGAGAGTATGGAGAAATGCTGTAAATCATTTCATCAACGTGGCTCCCCTATGGGACAAgctagaaaaattgatgatCTCTGTTAACcaagcaattaaaaaaattgccctACAATTAACCAAAAACAAGCAGAAATTGACTGTTTACACTAGAGCGATTGATTCAAATGACGGTGATGAAACAACAAGTCAAGTCAATGGTCAATTTTCCAACAGTATGTGGTACAAATTACTTCGCGAAGACATAAGTGAGACTGCGACGTTGATAGTTTTACACAATACACCAAACTCGCCACCAGAAGAGAAAAAATGCGAAACAAAAATGGCCTGTGATTTTAAgaattggtataaaaaaaatgccGATGATGGCGATGAAGGTATTCCTGATGAGGTTTTTGAGTATGTGTATTGTTGCAATCCTACACCTCCAGAGATTCTTAAATTATTTGGTTTGGATTTAACCATAACGGGGCCATTGAACCTCGATAGCGTATTTTAA
- the LOC135842596 gene encoding uncharacterized protein LOC135842596 — protein MNFFVLHICIFVILFQSVSIDAQNQFHPLVIHFRQNDPAIYHLPLDKIPSINDSSIRRLCPAETDEDKQNLDTLSATFPQVKYCLFRKRTPDLCTEQPKPWLELQQQYADDEISCGTLPEHKEFRIGFYFCGYLMLLDDFREKPNKADLVARFQQVLDKRDSGDTVLPKLYDIYNLCIDTSNGKTIWTKHEIMTPAIFTDDEEKLHRELGEDTETSTDPMRFGADTFTNFKKKFHAQNEELFKMTENFMVPREHVAMRVWRNTVNHFINVAPLWDKLEKLMIAVNQAIKKIALQLYANGQKLTIYTKAIDFKDEDGKIIQVNSQFSSTVWYKLLYEKTSNTAALIVLHNTPDSPPKSKECETEMACDKNNWYEKKQDDDEGISDEVFEYVYCCNPTTSEVLKLFNFELLIKGPLNLDDFFKHL, from the exons atgaacttttttgttCTACACATctgcatttttgtaattttattccaaagTGTATCCATAG ATGCTCAAAACCAGTTCCATCCATTGGTAATACACTTCCGCCAGAATGACCCGGCGATATATCACCTTCCACTGGATAAAATTCCATCGATAAACGACTCAAGTATCAGAAGATTATGCCCTGCTGAAACAGATGAAGATAAACAAAATTTGGATACACTTTCTGCAACTTTCCCTCAAGTTAAGTATTGCTTATTCCGGAAAAGAACCCCCGACTTATGCACAGAGCAACCGAAACCGTGGCTTGAATTACAGCAGCAGTATGCAGATGATGAAATATCATGCGGAACATTGCCAGAACACAAAGAATTCAGAATAGgattttat TTTTGCGGTTATTTAATGCTGTTGGACGACTTTCGCGAAAAACCAAATAAAGCAGATTTAGTCGCAAGGTTTCAACAAGTTTTGGACAAACGTGACTCAGGTGATACTGTATTACCTAAATTATATGACATTTATAATCTTTGCATCGATACATCAAATGGAAAAACCATTTGGACGAAACACGAAATCATGACCCCTGCGATATTTAccgatgatgaagaaaaattacacCGTGAATTAGGAGAAGATACAGAAACCAGTACTGATCCTATGCGGTTCGGAGCCGATACTTTTACCAATTTCAAGAAGAAATTCCACGCACAAAATGAA gaattattcaaaatgaccgaaaatttCATGGTACCAAGAGAACACGTGGCAATGAGAGTATGGAGAAATACTGTAAATCATTTCATCAACGTGGCTCCCCTATGGGACAAGCTGGAGAAATTGATGATCGCAGTTAACCaagcgattaaaaaaattgccctACAATTATACGCAAATGGCCAGAAATTGACTATTTATACCAAAGCGATTGATTTCAAAGACGAggatggaaaaataattcaagtcaATAGTCAATTTTCCAGTACTGTATGGTATAAGTTACTTTACGAGAAAACAAGTAACACAGCAGCGTTGATAGTTTTGCATAACACGCCAGACTCTCCTCCAAAGAGTAAAGAATGCGAAACAGAAATGGCCTGTGATAAGAACAAttggtatgaaaaaaaacaagatgatGACGAAGGCATTTCTGATGAGGTTTTTGAGTACGTCTATTGTTGCAATCCTACTACTTCAGAggttctaaaattattcaattttgagctcttAATAAAAGGACCACTGAACCTCGATGACTTTTTTAAACATCTGTAG
- the LOC135842611 gene encoding uncharacterized protein LOC135842611 codes for MTPKMFTDDEEKLKRESEGDTDISTDPIRFEADTFIAFKQKFHAQNEESYKMTENFMVPREHVALKVWRNAVNHFINVAPLWDNLKKLMITVDQAIKKIAQQLDTIGQQLTVYNKAIDSKEVDDTLIQVNGQFSSTVWYKFLYEYKSHTAAFIVLHNTPNSPPEVKACETEMICDVKKWREKNNDDDADEDISAEIFKYVYCCNPSSEEVEKIFHQSYEIKGPLNLDEFFNKPS; via the exons ATGACCCCTAAAATGTTCACTGATgacgaagaaaaattaaaacgagaATCGGAAGGAGATACAGACATCAGTACGGATCCGATACGATTTGAAGCTGATACTTTTATCGCTTTTAAACAGAAATTCCACGCACAAAATGAG GAATCAtacaaaatgaccgaaaatttCATGGTACCCAGAGAACACGTGGCACTGAAAGTATGGAGAAATGCTGTAAATCATTTCATCAATGTAGCTCCTTTATGGGACAACCTAAAAAAGTTGATGATCACTGTTGATCAAGCGATTAAAAAAATAGCCCAACAATTGGACACAATTGGTCAGCAATTGACTGTTTACAATAAAGCCATTGATTCCAAAGAGGTGGATGACACATTAATTCAAGTTAACGGTCAATTTTCCAGCACCGTGTGGTATAAATTTCTGTACGAATATAAAAGTCACACAGCAGCGTTTATAGTTTTACACAATACACCAAACTCGCCACCAGAAGTGAAAGCATGCGAAACAGAAATGATCTGTGATGTGAAGAAATggcgtgaaaaaaataatgacgatGATGCAGATGAAGACATCTCCGCAGAGATTTTTAAATACGTATATTGTTGCAATCCAAGTTCTGAAgaagttgagaaaatatttcatcagtCGTATGAGATAAAAGGACCCTTAAatctcgatgaattttttaacaagCCGAGTTAG